A region of Bacteroidota bacterium DNA encodes the following proteins:
- a CDS encoding YtxH domain-containing protein, which produces MNDLPPTPPGSSSLGSSVRGAVVGTLIGGAIGFGLGLLLAPDKGAISRRRFAFMLDSWAQGVAGWLDRMDAEATERDARQSSQALVADAQKQAEALLEEAESLMKQARARRGA; this is translated from the coding sequence ATGAACGATCTCCCTCCCACCCCTCCTGGTTCGTCCTCGCTCGGGTCGTCCGTGCGCGGGGCGGTCGTTGGCACGCTGATTGGCGGCGCGATCGGATTCGGGCTCGGCCTGCTGCTCGCACCAGACAAAGGCGCCATCTCACGCCGCCGTTTCGCGTTCATGCTCGATTCCTGGGCGCAGGGCGTTGCAGGCTGGCTCGACCGCATGGACGCGGAGGCCACCGAGCGTGACGCGCGCCAATCGAGCCAGGCACTCGTCGCCGACGCCCAGAAGCAGGCCGAGGCCCTGCTCGAAGAGGCCGAGTCGCTCATGAAGCAGGCGCGAGCCCGACGCGGCGCCTAG